In Emys orbicularis isolate rEmyOrb1 chromosome 12, rEmyOrb1.hap1, whole genome shotgun sequence, one genomic interval encodes:
- the PSME2 gene encoding proteasome activator complex subunit 2, producing the protein MAKACAVKVSGESRRQVELFRESLFKEAEQFLSTFLPQKIFQLDKFLKEDSLNIKDLSTLRAPLDIPIPDPPPKDEDEDSTNMETDKEEKKETPKCGYLKGNEAMVTLLGRVKPEVRELKEKCVLVITWIHHLIPRIEDGNDFGVAIQEKVLERVTAIKTKVEGFQTAISKYFSERGDAVAKASKETHVMDYRTLVHERDEVIYGEIRTMVLDIRGFYAELYHILTQNLEKLTNPKGEEKPSMY; encoded by the exons ATGGCCAAGGCCTGCGCTGTGAAAGTCAGCGGGGAGTCCCGCCGGCAG GTCGAGCTCTTCAGGGAATCTCTCTTCAAGGAG gcTGAGCAATTCCTGTCAACATTTTTACCCCAAAAAATCTTTCAACTGGACAAGTTCCTGAAG GAGGATTCATTGAACATCAAGGATCTCTCGACCCTCCGGGCCCCCCTGGATATCCCCATCCCTGACCCGCCCCCCAAGGATGAAGACGAG gACTCGACTAACATGGAGACGgataaggaggagaaaaaggAGA ctcccaaatGCGGCTACCTGAAGGGCAACGAGGCCATGGTGACGCTGCTGGGCCGGGTCAAGCCGGAGGTGCGGGAGCTGAAGGAGAAATGTGTTTTG GTCATCACCTGGATCCATCACCTGATCCCCAGAATTGAGGACGGGAATGATTTTGGGGTGGCCATTCAG gagaAGGTGCTGGAGCGGGTGACGGCCATCAAGACCAAGGTCGAGGGCTTCCAGACAGCCATTTCCAA aTATTTCTCTGAGCGAGGAGATGCCGTGGCGAAGGCTTCGAAGGAGACCCACGTG ATGGATTACCGGACTCTGGTCCACGAGCGGGACGAGGTGATCTATGGGGAGATCCGGACCATGGTGCTGGACATTCGGGGCTTCTAC gccgaaCTCTATCACATCCTCACCCAGAACCTGGAGAAGCTGACAAACCCCAAGGGCGAGGAGAAGCCATCCATGTACTGA
- the EMC9 gene encoding ER membrane protein complex subunit 9, which translates to MGEVEVSAQAYAKMCLHAARHPHAAVNGLLLGRRGGPPECLFLTDCVPLFHSNLALSVMLEVALNQVDLWASRSNLLVAGYYQANAGLDDMSPTPLALKMAGRLAELSEGAVLIMLDNRKLTQNPRVPPVVVLEQRDRHWLPKDKNLVMWRDWESSRHICKSLLEAKAHTQLVDFDAHLDDIRRDWTNQHLNTEIARLVSVANGSA; encoded by the exons ATGGGCGAGGTGGAGGTCTCCGCCCAGGCCTATGCTAAGATGTGCCTCCACGCCGCCCGGCACCCCCACGCCGCCGTCAATGGGCTGCTCCTGGGGCGCCGGGGGGGCCCCCCCGAGTGTCTGTTCCTCACCGACTGCGTCCCCCTTTTCCACAGCAACTTGGCGCTCAGCGTCATGCTGGAGGTGGCTCTGAACCAG GTTGATCTCTGGGCGTCTCGCTCTAACCTGCTGGTGGCTGGGTACTACCAGGCCAATGCCGGGCTGGACGACATGAG ccccacccccctggctctGAAGATGGCTGGACGCCTGGCTGAGCTCTCTGAGGGTGCTGTATTGATCATG cTGGATAACCGGAAACTGACCCAGAACCCCCGCGTGCCCCCCGTCGTTGTGCTGGAGCAGCGGGATCGGCACTGGCTCCCCAAGGACAAGAACCT AGTCATGTGGCGTGACTGGGAATCCTCCCGCCACATTTGCAAGTCCCTGCTGGAGGCCAAAGCTCACACCCAATTGGTCGACTTTGACGCCCACCTTGATGACATCAGACGGGACTGGACCAATCAGCACCTCAACACCGAGATCGCCCGGCTGGTGTCTGTCGCCAACGGCAGCGCCTGA